The sequence below is a genomic window from Hippocampus zosterae strain Florida chromosome 7, ASM2543408v3, whole genome shotgun sequence.
GATTTTACACAATGGAAAGAGACACCCCAATATCTGCGTTCAACAACAGCAACCAGGAAAGGAAATCTGATAGTGGCTTTTGGGGTCTGACCTCACCATTGCACAATTCGGGGGGTACGAATGGCGTTCCTCTTTTAAGGCGGTCTACTAAGTATTTAAATCCTGTAAAATACAGCACTGATAACAACCACGGACATTCTATAGCTAaatgtatatccatccatcacacATTTTATCAAAGCCATGTATTTTGTAAATAtacacatttgaaatgaaatcatttatttttgaataacaGGAATGAGCTATTGTTTCGTGACTGGAATAATTAACAATTacatcatttattatttaaaataaaatattttacttattttacCTCTATAttgatagtctttttttttaacattgtaatgTGGCCCTTGACCACAAAGGTTTTCCCACCCCTGCTCTGGAAatgtcaaatgtgttttgacTCACGTTTCGGCGTGGCCATCATCACAACTCCTTTTGGTGAGATAGGCTGGGCCTCCGAAATGGGCTCCAATTGATCCAAGCAAGGCTTCTGTGTGGGGTCCCTGCTCTGTCCTGGGTGGGACCCGGTGATTCTTTGATGTGAAGTTAGGTTCTGGTTTGGCAACAAGTTTGGTCTTGTGGGGGCTGAGCCGGCGGATAACGTCGTGTCTTTTTGGATTGCGGTTGCAGACTTGGGTGAGGAAGCAGCCCACGCTTGGTGTCTCGTAAACTTTTCAGAGGAGACGCCGATGCCGTCCTGAGAGGGCATGctacaagcagaaaaaaaagaaaaaaaagtacatctaAGAATAATGATAATTCATATACTGTAGCGTCTTTCAAGGGACACTCGACAATTACTCATACGGGATACAGACTGTTCATTTTTCATGCACAATTATAATGTTCTGGGTTAATAACGACCCGGCCCAATACGATCCTTATAATTGTCTCTACTAAATAACGAACAACACATCTTTTCGATACAGCTTGTCTGATATTCATACATGGAGGACCATAAGTGGGCTTCTGTGCTGATTCTGAGGCTATACCTGTTTGTCTTCGAGCAAGGGAGAAGATAAGTTGAAGAGGACGAGGCTGCGGAGGGAGCGGAGAACCTTCTGCACAATGGCGTTTGTTCTGAGATCATGGACTGGTCGTCTTGCATGTTGGGAAGCTCCGGAATCTCAAAGGACACCTctgaataaacatttacatcataGATCCGTTTATTCTCTGCTTACCTACTGCTATCAGAATAGCATCCGTCCTCGTTTCCATTAACATTCTCGAGTCAGTGTCTTCAAAATGGTAAATGGACAAATATGTACATCAACAAAATCTAACTGGTTATAAGAtctgtattgaaaaatatatggtTGTTCTCTGAGGTATTCATATAAAAATATCTTGTCGTGGTTCCAGTTTGCAGTACCAGCGCTAATATCGTGGGACAGATGATGCGAGTTGTTCTGCGCTTTCACCTCACTGTTACTTAACAGTAACTAGTCCTGTACCTCCAGGGAAGAGCGCGGAGCTGTATTGAATCAGAGGCTCGATAACCGTCACCACCTGCACCGAGGATGCGGTCGCCATATCAACCAGGGCGATCTCCCTAAATAGGAAGAGAGCAAGCGGACAGGATGAGATTGATGACGGGTATGAAATATGCGGTTGGACACCTAGAGATACCCCTCGGATTGCGGCCAGAGAAGGTTGGGTCCCAGCACGATGGCAATGTTACTGGGCGACATCTTGTTTGCAGCCTGCTGCTCGGACAGCAACGACAAGAACTGCACCAGGtacctgaaaataaaatgaagaaatgcCATGTGAGGGAATACTTgtacttgtttactttcaattcATTATTATACAAAGCAAATAATTCCGCACCTGAGATTGTTATAATTTTCAGGTGGCAGTTTCTTCAGTAGTATTCGGAACTGCTCCAGCTTCTCTGTGCAGTCTTTTTCGctgtgaatacacacacacattttttttaaaaatataatttaaaaccATTTCCAAATGTCTTAACATGACAAAACACAAACTAAATATGCATCAACAATTTCACAGagcatttgtgtttattatcaCAAGCTAATGCAGTTTACGACTGGTAATCTGTGCATCGAACaaaaatgcagctctgagggccaGTTGCGATGTACATTAGCATCAATTATGCAACGAAGCAGAAAATTGTTTGTCGACATTCAATTTAAAAGTCACTTTTCTATGACATGCTCCCTATTAAAGTCACCAAAGTGATATGAAAAATGGTGTGAGGACTCAGGAGCGCAGTTGATACACACCTGGCTGCTTTGAACCAGTCGTTGTAGAGTTCAAAGGTCATTAGAGGCTCAGGAAGTTCTCGCAGGTAACACTTCAGAGCTCCTATTGGgaataatttaaaatgaaaacagacaCATGAGCCTCCCTTTGCGgcaaaccacttttttttggacaatcaCGTCATGTTTTTATGGTTCAGtaaatccaaaaaaataaaacacattacaaTATAGAGCATGTGACACCTCAAATGTGATGCTGCAGCATGCCAATAGCTGTGCGGTGCAATAAGTTTCCGGCAGATTGGAGAATTTAATAGATAGGCTTCAAGGTGCTGGCAACCTTTTTGAAGCTCATGTTCATGATAACTTACCGGCCACAGCATGAGGGTCCATGCTGAACTCGCCGTGATCAACCGTCCCCTGATCCATGCAAGCCTTGAGCCTTTTCACCACtgaggccgccgccgccagaCGAAATAGACCCTGCAGAGAGGTGCAGAAAGAAGGGGCTTCAGCTAATTAGGGCAGATGATACCATCGGCTAAACTAAAACGGCCTTACCTCCTCCCTCATCCCGGTTCTGAGCAGCATGTGAACGCATTCTTGAATGGGTGCTGCAATTTCTCGGTTGCTCTGAAGCAGATGAGAAGCAAGAGACTCCCCGAAAACTTTTGGGCCCGAGGGGTTTGCTGGTGGCTCTGGAGTACATAACACATGTTGAGCAAGGTCAAGTCAAGGGTAAGACCGTGTggcaaataaatacagtacatgcgcTAACCTTTCGGGCTGTGGTTCTCCTTGAGTTCGTTTATATTTTTATCCAGGAACTCGTGCGAATGTTTGTGGTATTCCGCTTGCAGCTCCAGAAGCTTCAATGAAAGGAATAGGAAGGCATTAGAGGGGTAGACAACGTTTACGGTCTATAAACATTCTCTCTTTGCGTGGagaatttttttaatagttcCAAGTGCAACATACGCGGATGAAGTAGCTTGCATAGTCGTCTTCTTTGGTCGCAAAGTGATACAGATCTGCTGAATATTGATTCTAGAAAGAGAAGAACAATCTACTGTTAAAAGTTCAACTCCTTGGAGCTGTGCGCTGGTACCTTGATGGTCTCCAACTTCCTCAGAGCTTCTTCTTCGTCCTCCTTGAGACCGTCCTGCTTGGCCTGTGGACCGGTGCTGGCCTGGCTCCTGGGGCGTTCAAGACATCTCATCCAATGGAACTTGAGCGCATTGAAAGTTGAAAGGCAATAAATAAACCACTCACCTGAGTCGCGCATTGTTCCAGTCTGTATTGAGCTTTGCAAATAGCTTCTTGTTTTTGAGAATCTCTGGTAATTCATCCTTGAGGAACAGGAAGGAAGGACATCATGCTGGGGAACGTGACATTTTAATGTGCTGTTGGTAAACCGACGACATATTGTTCACTAATCTGAATCGGGAAGtcagtttttaattaaaaacaatatgtCGGATGAAATAGTCCTTCAGCTTTACAGAGAGATATGTATCAAAATGTATTACATTGTATGTATACATgtaattaaaagaaaatcaattttcCGTAATACCGCATGTCCCCTATAGTGAAGAGAAACTCAATTCACCTCACTAAGTTTACTCAGCGGTTCCAAAACGTCCTTTTCCAGTCTTATTTCAAAGTCTGCCAAGAGGCTGGCCAACTTCTTCTCCATGAAACAGCACATCTCCAACACCctcctgccacacacacacggcgtGTCGTTATTCAAATGCATTGAATAACCGCCGTTTGTCTCTCTTCCCATTTGGTACAGAACTGAAAACCCCCCAGTCAGGAGCCTTCTCACATGACTCTTGGCTCAGACGGGGTTCACCTGATGGACGAGTCGGCGTCAAAGTCTTTGAAGCTTTCCGCCATGCTGACTGATAGCAGCATGAGAGGCAACTTTTTCTGGGGAGAAAGGGTTGAGAAACCTCATTTTTAACATCCGtgaaattttattcatttattgccaACTGTCAATGATGATGACAGTTCTTATTTTTTGCCAGATTTGTTTCTTACCATCCGTTTTTCAGCATCGATACCCGTCTGACTCTGCATGCAGCCTTGCAGCTTCTTGTGTAGCATCTGCGCTGCTCTCCTGGCGGGCTCCACCCGCTGCTCCACCTTTATTTCAtcaaacggaaaaaaaacatcgtcGACAACCACGCTCCAATTGGGCCGCGCCAAGTGGCgcctttaaccctggagaacccaagaacacccttttcttctttggtaaATGAGGAATTTTACCAAActatatgttttttcaaatatttaatgctttaaatccTAATTTCAGGATTAGGGgtaaatttgaccctttgggatataagggtagcatttgagtatcaGAATTTGTAAACTTGACCCCGtgagttctccagggttaaaactCTTTTCATTTTCTCACCACAACCAGGTCCGAGTGTAGAAGCTCACTGACATCTTGTGACCTGCAAATAGGAAATAAGTGAGACCACGGCGGTCTTAAAAAGTTTCTTCACAATTTCAAAAAATTATTAGAATCatgcagcccggtagtccagtggttagcacgtcggcttcacagtgcagaggtaccgggttcgattccagctccggcctccctgtgtggagtttgcatgttctccccgggcctgcgtgggttttctccgggtgctccggtttcctcccacattccaaaaacatgcgtagcaggctgattgaacactctaaattgtccctaggtgtgagtgtgagtgcgaatggttgttcgtttctgtgtgccctgcgattggctggcaaccgattcagggtgtcccccgcctactgcccgaagacagctgggataggctccagcaccccccgcaaccctagtgaggatcaagcggctcgggagatgaatgaatgaatattagaaTAATTGCTAGAGCTAAACTAAAAAGGTAGTTGAACTGTGGTGTTCAGATCTTGTTTGTCTGATCATTCAAGCCGATCATCAAACATGGTTGTTGGCGACCTTGTCATGCAAATTTTGATCAGGCCTGACTGACAAGTAACAAAAAGCCAACGGCCTTCACGGTGTTTGCTCCGATCCACTCGTGCCCTAACAGTTTAAATCCTCTCCTTTGCTCTACTGTGAATGGCGGCATTCCAAAAATGGTGCAGAGGCGATGACAAACGTGAACGCATTACCTCACATAAAGTACGACAGTGGTTTGAAGCTACTGGCAGTTCCCGTTTCTAAACTTCACTTTTGAGAAGCATCGCCTCTCAAAGAGGAAAGTGGTCTCGTAGCGCAGGGGAAATGCGGCCGGCCGGTCAATGGCAAGTGGCATGCTACGAGACTTTGGAAAACAACCTCCTATAGCGATAAAACATGTCATGTCTGTCTACAAAGAGAAGGCACCGACCGCCTTTGAGTGCGGTTTCAGTTTTGCAGATGCACACCCCCGCTGCTGTTTTCAGGATGTGTAAGACCGAGAGAGGGTGACACAAAAATAAACGGTACATATTTTGGAATTTATAGACATGACATTGAAGTGACTTCAACTTACTTTGCAGAAGAGCCAAACTGCTTCAGAATGCTCAGAGACTGTCGGAGCATCGCGGCCGCTGTTGGTCGTCTCCGCAGGCGCTGACCTCCTCCGGGGGTTTACTTGGGCAGCGGCAAGCCTACTTGATGGCGCGCTTTTGCGTTGTCTCTTTTTGTTCTCCTTTCAGACGCGCTCTCTCAAGCGCTTATGCGGTTAACGAGGAAGTTGCATAGATGAAATGTGAGCGGCAAGACCCCCTCCCCTTTTCTCTTTCATTTGACTAGCAAACAGTTACGCTCGCCAACTGGTACTTTGCAACGACACTGTACTAGATTATCCATCTTGTTCAGCGGGGGGGAAGTAATGTAGTACAAACAGGTTTTTACTGTAGGCtacttcagtattttttttccccaggtatcCGCACGTGACTTGCGTATTTATTATTCTGATGACTGTGACTACCCACATTTTAAAACAGATCTCAGATCTTACTTTAAGAACATCGAGAGCGATGATCGTCATTAACAGGCCACCCCCGCAAATGGCGTATATGCATAAGCTTCCCAAATGTAAAGTTAATTTCacgaaaaacatattttttaaatatttgcatcATGATTCATAGTGATTTTCTGAGCATTGCGCTCGTTTTGGCTTCTTTGTAGTACTTCAGCAACAGGAAAGGCACTATAAATAGCATATATTATTATTGCTGGATGCTGATGCACATCGGTGACAGCGTCTGCAATCCTAACTAttcaataaatataatatacatatatgtgtgtaGACAGACAAACGCAGATAAATTTCAATGTATAAAACAAAAAGTGTAGGGCAGGGGATTAAGTCAACACATGGGGCATCgatgaaaaacaaatgtcaatttGTGAATCAATTTCTTTATTAAATGACTTCAAACACGTGAGGAACTTGGTTCTatgttgcattttgttttgtttttttccctaaaaACAGTTGGTGGCCTGGTTCTTTTATAAAGGAGTCTGGGATTGTTACGGTTGCCTGAAACATGCCGAAACCGGCTGGATTTTACAAATTGCCAAACGATTAGTGTTCTTTAAACATTGTTCGCAGTGGATATTTTGTCAAATCAGGGGAAACAAACGAGGGAAGTCTGGTTGAGTCGGGAATTTTGAAACGGAATGCCATTCTGGAAAATATAAAATACTGATAGGCAAAACGACAGTGAGGTGGCCTTTTGTTAACTATGGAgaacaaaaaatgcattaaaaaaaaaaaagaaataagcgGAGGATTCCAGCAGAACCACATCAAGGCCACTTTGATGAAAGGCTACCAAAGACGCAgtacggtatttaaaaaaaaaaaaaactaaactaaacaatGCTTATCCAAAGGTAGTTCAAGTAATAGTCTTTCTGTTTTGAGGCATTACAAGAAATGTCCATTTCATAAACTTGCTGTGTATACTATTCTGAATTTGAGTCCGACTTTCCGTCCGCCGATTGCGGCATTCTGGCAAAAAACGAGTCGGGCGGAAGGAAAAGTTCAAGCACCTAAGAGCTCCTCGTCTCGGCTCCCTGCTGTTTTTGAGTGCCAACGTCATcttgtaaaaacaaataaattccaAAAGGAATACAAATGATTTGCAGCGTTAAGAATTAAGATGGCGGAAGAAGAGTAAAGAGAGAGTGTAAGCACTTGGAAAAACCTGCAAAAGGGTCCCAAATGTTGCATGTCTCTTAACCTCTCGATGATTTCACCCGCTTTCCTGTACTGGGTGGAGCACGTCGTCCCTCCGATGTTACGTGAAGGACGTGTATGGAGcccggggtggggtggggggcagccaTGTCATGTTCTGACGCTACTCAAATGTGTTCCCGCGCCTTTGTCCGTCCCTCTGAGTCTGATGTGCATGTTGAAGTTGTTGGGGAGGTGACTAACGCTTCGCTTTAGCCTCCTCGGCATCTTTAACATGCAAACGAgagatttgacattttaatcagGAGGATCAT
It includes:
- the sh3bp1 gene encoding SH3 domain-binding protein 1 isoform X1 → MLRQSLSILKQFGSSAKSQDVSELLHSDLVVVEQRVEPARRAAQMLHKKLQGCMQSQTGIDAEKRMKKLPLMLLSVSMAESFKDFDADSSIRRVLEMCCFMEKKLASLLADFEIRLEKDVLEPLSKLSEDELPEILKNKKLFAKLNTDWNNARLRSQASTGPQAKQDGLKEDEEEALRKLETIKNQYSADLYHFATKEDDYASYFIRLLELQAEYHKHSHEFLDKNINELKENHSPKEPPANPSGPKVFGESLASHLLQSNREIAAPIQECVHMLLRTGMREEGLFRLAAAASVVKRLKACMDQGTVDHGEFSMDPHAVAGALKCYLRELPEPLMTFELYNDWFKAASEKDCTEKLEQFRILLKKLPPENYNNLRYLVQFLSLLSEQQAANKMSPSNIAIVLGPNLLWPQSEGEIALVDMATASSVQVVTVIEPLIQYSSALFPGEVSFEIPELPNMQDDQSMISEQTPLCRRFSAPSAASSSSTYLLPCSKTNSMPSQDGIGVSSEKFTRHQAWAASSPKSATAIQKDTTLSAGSAPTRPNLLPNQNLTSHQRITGSHPGQSRDPTQKPCLDQLEPISEAQPISPKGVVMMATPKPKRSISVRKANEADEPFSVHYRKPKAPVPPKPRASMAPPATVGTQVTHPPPPPQPVGLKKPPVKKSGLKAPSCPPPLPPALQSKEAPSIAQ
- the sh3bp1 gene encoding SH3 domain-binding protein 1 isoform X2 codes for the protein MLRQSLSILKQFGSSAKSQDVSELLHSDLVVVEQRVEPARRAAQMLHKKLQGCMQSQTGIDAEKRMKKLPLMLLSVSMAESFKDFDADSSIRRVLEMCCFMEKKLASLLADFEIRLEKDVLEPLSKLSEDELPEILKNKKLFAKLNTDWNNARLRSQASTGPQAKQDGLKEDEEEALRKLETIKNQYSADLYHFATKEDDYASYFIRLLELQAEYHKHSHEFLDKNINELKENHSPKEPPANPSGPKVFGESLASHLLQSNREIAAPIQECVHMLLRTGMREEGLFRLAAAASVVKRLKACMDQGTVDHGEFSMDPHAVAGALKCYLRELPEPLMTFELYNDWFKAASEKDCTEKLEQFRILLKKLPPENYNNLRYLVQFLSLLSEQQAANKMSPSNIAIVLGPNLLWPQSEGEIALVDMATASSVQVVTVIEPLIQYSSALFPGEVSFEIPELPNMQDDQSMISEQTPLCRRFSAPSAASSSSTYLLPCSKTNSMPSQDGIGVSSEKFTRHQAWAASSPKSATAIQKDTTLSAGSAPTRPNLLPNQNLTSHQRITGSHPGQSRDPTQKPCLDQLEPISEAQPISPKGVVMMATPKRDISVRKANEADEPFSVHYRKPKAPVPPKPRASMAPPATVGTQVTHPPPPPQPVGLKKPPVKKSGLKAPSCPPPLPPALQSKEAPSIAQ